The genomic segment AGGGTGGCGTATCCCTGCTCGCGGGCGGCCATCTGGATTGACGACGAGGTCTGGCTGGGGCCGTAGTAGCCGCCCTGGTCCACGATGACGCCCAGGATGCGGCTGCGGCTGGTGGCCAACGCCCGAGCACCCATGTTGCGGCGATAGCCCAACGCGGAAATGGCCTGCTGCACGCGCTCCCGGGTGCCGGGGGCGACGCTGTCGGGCTGGTTCAGGACGCGGGAGACCGTCTGGTGGGAGACCCCGGCCGCGCGAGCAACATCGGCCATCCCGGGCCGACGTGGCGCTGTGGTCATTTCGTGCCTCTTTCACCTGTGCTCGTGGGCTGGGCCGCTGCCCGCGACTGTAGCGGGTGGCCGGGCGCGCGCCCCGCGCCGTCCGGATCATGCCGCCCGCAAGGAGTTCCCGTCGACTTACTGGGGACCCCTTGCAATCGCGTCGATGTGAGCGTTAACATCGATCTCAGCGGAAGCTGTCAACCTGTGTGGAGACACTCGCGGCGGGTTTGCTCGTCGAGGATGCCGTCGGGGTTGAGCCAGGCATGTGCGGGTGGTGTGGCCAGGTGGGGTGGCTGAGTGAATCGTTGGGGATATCGGTGGGCGAGGGCCTCAAGAGTGGCTTGGCGTCGGTGGTGGACCTGGTGCCAGGTGCCGTCGTGAACCGACTGGGGCGTGTGGCCGGCCAGGGATGAGTGGGCGTGGTGCTGGTTGTAGTCGGTGACCCGACGTGCGGCCCAAGACCGGGCGGCGTCGAGGTCGGTGAAGTATCCGGGCCAGTCACGGTGGTACTTCGCGGTCTTGAACCATGACTCCATGTGGGGGTTGTCGTTGGAGACCCGCGGCCGGTTGCGGGAGCGGGTGATGCCCATCGCGCGGAACACGCGGGCGAGTTCGTCGGACATCATCGACGGACCTCCATCGGAGTGGACGATGCGGGGATGGACGCCGTGCGTGGTGAATGCGGTGGTGAACATGTCGGCAGCCAGCTGGTCATCCTCGCAGTCCTCGACACGCCAAGCCATGATCCGGCGGGAGA from the Luteococcus japonicus genome contains:
- a CDS encoding IS3 family transposase, encoding MTGQVSAEQERFLAAEQALVDDLRQAGWSLRRSLSVIGLSRSSWHYRSHPRPGIASPTPHRGRAYPNRVGEQDQQRIIGLLRSAAQQGISAYQAWFDALDAGDPVASLSTWYRIARAERIRCTTARRSRKRSSAMPQWHATGPNQVWCWDITKLPGRYKGQWFNLYAVIDVFSRRIMAWRVEDCEDDQLAADMFTTAFTTHGVHPRIVHSDGGPSMMSDELARVFRAMGITRSRNRPRVSNDNPHMESWFKTAKYHRDWPGYFTDLDAARSWAARRVTDYNQHHAHSSLAGHTPQSVHDGTWHQVHHRRQATLEALAHRYPQRFTQPPHLATPPAHAWLNPDGILDEQTRRECLHTG